The Terriglobales bacterium genomic sequence GCTGACGCGCCCGCCCACCGTGCCGCCGTCCTGCCGTCGTACCACCGAACTGGTCAGCACCGGGTCCCAGGGCGTGATCTTGTCGTTGAGCACGTTGGGCGGTCCCACCAAGGCGTTAAGGGCGTCGACCCATTGGCTATAGAGCAACGCTCCGTCCCCGAAGTACCAGGAGGAAACGGCGCGGGTGGGTGAAGCAATGATGGTCAGGAACGGCGCGCCCGGGTTGGGCAGGTTGCTGGTCCCGGAAGTGGGGTTGATGGCGAACTGGTAGCCGCCGTGGATCTCGACCTCCCAGCGGCGGTCCGGGTCCGGCCCTTCCGAAGAAGCCGCCGCGGCGGCCGGCTTGGGGGTGGCAAAGGCCGCCGCCGCCGGGTTGTAGGGCGCCGGGGCCGTGCTGGACGAAGAGGCGGCCGCAACCGACGGTGCGGCGGGAGGCGCCTCCTGGGCGGCCGCCGGTAGGCTCACCAGCGCCACCACGACCACCATCACGCTTAGCAAGTAGAACCAGGCCCGAAGGCTAGTTTTCATTCCTCCCTCCTGAGATGCAGCGGGCCATTTTCCCCCACGCCCGCACGAATGTCTAGCAA encodes the following:
- a CDS encoding outer membrane beta-barrel protein, whose translation is MKTSLRAWFYLLSVMVVVVALVSLPAAAQEAPPAAPSVAAASSSSTAPAPYNPAAAAFATPKPAAAAASSEGPDPDRRWEVEIHGGYQFAINPTSGTSNLPNPGAPFLTIIASPTRAVSSWYFGDGALLYSQWVDALNALVGPPNVLNDKITPWDPVLTSSVVRRQDGGTVGGRVSYDFNRRINAELNFDYNMGDLAFTSGSLINTQATSDSFLAAWTENLTTCGACTILSITSTPTLVNHQGAAFEFTGGVNVNFWTSGRFIPYASVGVGVLHTTGDVPAINLTGNYDYIFGAQEHNETDSATLITSVQGNTFVGYVGVGAKYYVTPHWGFRFDVRDHISANGISNLLSAS